A genomic region of Micromonospora sp. NBC_01796 contains the following coding sequences:
- a CDS encoding VOC family protein, protein MVAATFRVGLRVADVERAARFYRGFGFDEVGTVPDPTGRPVMTILQRGEVHLIVDALVGMPFPDTERERRTQVGPRGLGVAIGLAVDDLEASYDYCRTSGCTITTEPMDEAWGDRVFECIDPYGYVWEFSQPLADGIPEDGFAAVRANWFPVA, encoded by the coding sequence ATGGTCGCAGCAACATTCCGGGTGGGCCTGCGGGTCGCCGACGTCGAGCGAGCCGCACGGTTCTACCGCGGCTTCGGGTTCGACGAGGTGGGTACCGTGCCGGACCCGACCGGCCGTCCGGTGATGACGATCCTCCAGCGCGGAGAGGTGCACCTGATCGTCGACGCCCTGGTGGGCATGCCCTTCCCCGACACCGAACGGGAACGCCGGACCCAGGTCGGACCACGGGGGCTCGGCGTCGCCATCGGGCTCGCCGTCGACGACCTCGAGGCGAGCTACGACTACTGCCGGACCTCCGGCTGCACCATCACCACGGAACCGATGGACGAGGCGTGGGGTGATCGCGTCTTCGAGTGCATCGATCCGTACGGCTACGTCTGGGAGTTCTCCCAACCACTGGCCGACGGGATACCCGAGGACGGCTTCGCTGCCGTACGGGCGAACTGGTTCCCGGTCGCATGA
- a CDS encoding TetR/AcrR family transcriptional regulator, with protein sequence MATAPQERSNLVRTFELLWNLREHSGLGRKAGLTVDQITSAAIEVADAEGLDSFSMRAVADRLGVGAMSLYRHVPGKEELLDIMVDRVCAEVRYDNEGPASPGDWRTRLEHIARSNRAMIERHPWLLRLFPRRPPQGPGVLAKYEAELRAVEGIGLTDVEMDSALALLLGYVRDATAGVLEWKTVSERTGQSDDEWWMTIGPLLDRVLVSERYPLAMRVGTAASEHYKGVHDPEYTYEFGLQRVLDGIEAFVRTGRE encoded by the coding sequence ATGGCTACTGCCCCCCAGGAGCGGTCGAACCTGGTACGGACCTTCGAGTTGCTGTGGAACCTGCGGGAGCACTCGGGCCTGGGCCGCAAGGCCGGGCTCACCGTCGACCAGATCACCTCGGCCGCGATCGAGGTCGCCGACGCCGAGGGCCTGGACAGCTTCTCGATGCGAGCGGTCGCGGACCGGCTCGGTGTCGGGGCGATGTCGCTCTACCGGCACGTACCCGGCAAGGAGGAACTGCTCGACATCATGGTCGACCGGGTCTGCGCCGAGGTCCGCTACGACAACGAGGGCCCCGCGAGCCCCGGTGACTGGCGTACGCGCCTGGAGCACATCGCCCGATCCAACCGCGCGATGATCGAGCGTCACCCGTGGCTGTTGCGACTCTTCCCGCGACGGCCACCGCAGGGACCGGGCGTGCTCGCGAAGTACGAGGCTGAACTGCGAGCCGTCGAGGGGATCGGTCTGACCGACGTCGAGATGGATTCCGCGCTCGCCCTACTCCTCGGCTACGTCCGGGACGCCACCGCCGGCGTACTGGAGTGGAAAACGGTGTCGGAGCGGACCGGGCAGAGCGATGACGAGTGGTGGATGACCATCGGCCCGCTGCTGGATCGGGTCCTTGTCAGCGAGCGCTATCCCCTCGCGATGCGCGTGGGCACCGCAGCCAGCGAACACTACAAGGGCGTCCACGACCCGGAGTACACCTACGAGTTCGGCCTACAACGCGTACTCGACGGCATCGAGGCGTTCGTACGCACGGGGCGCGAATAG
- a CDS encoding alpha/beta fold hydrolase, translating into MTDHRLLDVGNVHLGYRVIGELGSPPMVLLHGGGGDGSTWDEVSSDFADRWRVYTLDLRGHGRSDQPGRYSVELMRDDLLGFLQGLGLDRVTLVGHSLGGVVAYLFAAAHPDRVEALVLEETPPPIPLGLTMPQRPDQPVPYDWAVRPAVITQLNAPDPSWAAALSRIVAPTLVIAGGPTSHLPQEQIAVMAERLPAGRLVTIPAGHQVHATRPAQFSAEVRAFLGTP; encoded by the coding sequence GTGACTGACCATCGGCTCCTCGACGTCGGCAACGTACACCTTGGCTACCGCGTCATCGGAGAACTCGGCTCCCCGCCGATGGTGTTGTTGCACGGCGGCGGCGGGGACGGGTCGACCTGGGACGAGGTGTCGAGCGACTTCGCCGACCGGTGGCGGGTCTACACGCTCGACCTGCGCGGCCACGGGCGCAGTGACCAACCCGGCCGGTACTCGGTCGAGCTGATGCGCGATGACCTGCTCGGATTCCTTCAGGGTCTGGGCCTCGACCGGGTGACGCTGGTCGGGCACTCGCTCGGCGGCGTGGTGGCGTACCTCTTCGCCGCCGCACATCCCGATCGGGTCGAGGCGTTGGTGCTGGAGGAGACGCCGCCGCCGATCCCACTGGGCCTGACCATGCCGCAACGCCCGGACCAGCCGGTGCCCTACGACTGGGCGGTGCGCCCGGCGGTCATCACCCAGCTCAACGCGCCCGACCCGAGTTGGGCGGCGGCCCTGTCGCGGATCGTCGCGCCGACCCTCGTCATCGCCGGTGGACCGACCAGCCACCTGCCGCAGGAGCAGATCGCGGTCATGGCCGAGCGGCTTCCGGCCGGTCGCCTGGTCACCATCCCGGCCGGACACCAGGTCCATGCCACCCGACCGGCGCAGTTCAGCGCCGAGGTCCGGGCCTTTCTGGGTACGCCCTGA
- a CDS encoding lysophospholipid acyltransferase family protein, whose translation MLYRIARLLLIPLVRLFFRPVIEGRSNVPAQGPVILASNHLSFFDSIIIPLMAPRRVVFLTKAEYFHGRGLKGRVVRWFFLTIGSVPVQRGANRAAQASLDAALEVLGAGDAFGIYPEGTRSVDGRLYRGRVGVGWLALTARAPVVPVALKGTERIQPVGKKLLRLSRVTIRFGTPLHFGPDYGEATSASDRRRATDEIVQAIGALSGQEYAPGYNDPSRV comes from the coding sequence GTGCTCTACCGGATCGCCAGACTGCTGCTGATTCCACTGGTCCGACTCTTCTTCCGGCCCGTCATCGAGGGCCGGTCGAACGTACCGGCCCAGGGACCGGTGATCCTCGCCAGCAACCATCTGTCGTTCTTCGACAGCATCATCATCCCGCTGATGGCACCCAGGCGCGTGGTGTTCCTGACCAAGGCGGAGTACTTCCACGGTCGAGGACTCAAGGGACGGGTAGTCCGCTGGTTCTTCCTCACGATCGGCTCCGTACCGGTGCAGCGCGGAGCCAACCGCGCCGCGCAGGCGTCACTCGACGCGGCGTTGGAGGTGCTCGGCGCCGGTGACGCCTTCGGGATCTACCCCGAAGGCACCCGTTCCGTCGACGGCCGGCTCTACCGTGGCCGGGTCGGTGTGGGGTGGCTGGCGCTGACCGCACGGGCACCCGTCGTACCGGTTGCCCTCAAGGGCACCGAACGGATCCAGCCGGTCGGCAAGAAGCTGCTGAGGCTCAGCCGGGTGACGATCCGGTTCGGCACCCCACTGCACTTCGGCCCCGACTACGGCGAGGCGACGTCGGCGTCCGACCGACGCCGGGCGACCGACGAGATCGTCCAGGCCATCGGCGCGCTCTCCGGCCAGGAGTACGCCCCCGGTTACAACGACCCGAGCCGGGTGTGA